CCGCGGATCTTGCCCGAGACCACCGCGACGGCGCCGAACTCGCCCATGGCGCGGGCATTGCACAGCAGCACGCCGTAAAGCAGCGCCCATTTGATATTGGGCAGCGTCACGGTCAGGAAGATGCGCCAGCCCGAGGCACCCAGCGTCAGCGCCGCCTCTTCCTCGGCGCGGCCCTGTTCGATCATCACCGGGATCAGCTCGCGCGCCACGAAGGGGAAGGTGACGAAGATCGAGGCCAGCACGATCCCCGGCAGGGCGAAGATGACAGGCAGGCCGCTGGCGACCAGCCAGCCGCCGATCAGGCTGTTGGTGCCGAACAAGAGCACCAGCGCCAGCCCCGCCACCACCGGCGAGACGGAAAACGGCAGGTCGATCAGGGTGATGAGGAAAGCCTTGCCGCGAAAGTCGAACTTGGTGATCGTCCAGGCGGCGGCGATGCCGAAGACCGCATTCACCGGCACCGAGATCGCCGCGACGATCAGCGTCAGCCGGATGGCCGAGGTCGCCTCGGGCCGGGCCAGAGAGGCGAGCGCCTGTCCCGCGCCGCGTGCAAGGGCCTCGGCAAAGACCACGGCCAACGGCGCCACCACCAGGACGGCCAGCCCGCCGAGTGCCAGGGCGATCAGCAGGATGCGTACCGGCCGGCTTTCCTCGGCCACCGGGCGCCATTGCGCGGTTTTCTCGCCGCCGGCGGCGTGCAGGGCGTTGTCAAACATGGCCGATCCTCCGCCG
This Paracoccus pantotrophus DNA region includes the following protein-coding sequences:
- the cysW gene encoding sulfate ABC transporter permease subunit CysW; protein product: MFDNALHAAGGEKTAQWRPVAEESRPVRILLIALALGGLAVLVVAPLAVVFAEALARGAGQALASLARPEATSAIRLTLIVAAISVPVNAVFGIAAAWTITKFDFRGKAFLITLIDLPFSVSPVVAGLALVLLFGTNSLIGGWLVASGLPVIFALPGIVLASIFVTFPFVARELIPVMIEQGRAEEEAALTLGASGWRIFLTVTLPNIKWALLYGVLLCNARAMGEFGAVAVVSGKIRGQTATMPITIEMLYNEYLSVAAFSLAAVLALLGLLTLALKTVLEWRHADQLAATRRH